The proteins below are encoded in one region of Hordeum vulgare subsp. vulgare chromosome 3H, MorexV3_pseudomolecules_assembly, whole genome shotgun sequence:
- the LOC123445617 gene encoding 60S ribosomal protein L38-like, which yields MPKQIHEIKDFLLTARRKDARSVRIKRTKDAVKFKVRCSRYLYTLCVHDTDKANKLKQSLPPGLNVQEV from the exons ATG CCGAAGCAGATCCACGAGATCAAGGACTTTTTGCTGACGGCGCGGCGGAAGGACGCGCGGTCGGTGCGGATCAAGAGGACCAAGGACGCCGTCAAGTTCAAGGTGCGCTGCTCCAGGTACCTCTACACCCTCTGCGTCCACGACACCGACAAGGCCAACAAGCTCAAGCAGTCCCTCCCACCAG